The Alnus glutinosa chromosome 3, dhAlnGlut1.1, whole genome shotgun sequence nucleotide sequence AacgaataaaaaattaatatttaattgaaatagagaaatatttgaagagtttgatgtaagaaatttgttaaaagtaatagttaaaaattaaaataacaaaaatatattttttagttaaaatttaaagaGCTTGTTAACAATGCTTTTATCAATAAGgtacaaatgattttttttttttttttaaaagaaaaaaataataacatgagaaaaaaacaacaagatgGGACAACTATCTTTAAGCTGAGTTGTAAAAGGAGCATCAAGCCAAATAAAGTGTACAACACCAAGCTACTCTACCTAGCCCACCACTGCAAAACGATAAAAAGAGGCTTGAGAATTGAACGGAAAGAGGGGAAAGGAAAAGGAGGATAAGGGAAAGGTGGTGGAGAAAAAGTTGTTTCCACAGTTTGATTGAACAGATCGAGGAAAATAATTGGAAACTGATATGGAAATAATTGAAGTACTCGTGAAATAGGGCAGCCTCATTCTtggaatcctttttttttttttttcttttttttttttcttttttttttaaatgttcatACAAGAGAGGAAGGAgaatttgaactagtgaccttcaCTTCATGAGACATGGTCCTCAACCAATTGAGCTATCCCTTTGGAAACACTTGAAATCCGAGTTAGATACtattagaatatattattgCCTTTTTTATTAGGACTTATTTTCTACCTTAATTAGTCTAAGATCACTTGCCCATCACTTATAGCCTCTCTATAAATCGAGGTCTCTTGTAATACAAACATATATAAGACTCAACACAATATAGTCCTTAATATATTTCTGTTCTCTCTTCCGCTATTtctctctttcacatatattatttacttcatatatttattttaacatgatatcagagctatTTAACAtagtttcatatatttatttaacatggtatcagatcAAAAGTCTTGAGTTTAAACATTGACTCTGTCATTTacctctattttaattaaatatttcacatattgAGCATCACCTATGAAAAGGTAGTTTGAGCCTACACGTGAAAGGGAGTGtcaaagtattgattaagtgattaaatttacctattcctattagcttaaacttttgggataagtggtgatttaacatggtatcagagccaattCCTTCCAATTGCCTTTCTCAGCCGATTCATGCCTTTACAATCCGGTTCAAGCCTCCTAAGACCCGATTCAGTGGGTTTTAGGCCTCATAATGAAGACCCGGTTCTGCCTCCAAATTTGTCAAACCGGCCCAAATTCGTCAACCCGGCCATGCGGTTAGACTCGATTCTGCCTCAAAATTTGTCAAACCAGCCCAAATTTGTCAACTCGGCGCAGTAGTTAGACCCAGTTCTGCCTCCAAATTTGTCGAACCAGCCCAAATTCGTCAACCTTGTCCAGCGGTTAGACCCGGTTCCTTGGCCCAGCTGTCCAAGCCGGCCaaatttccctttctttttctcaaacTCAATCTTGCACGTTGAGTTTGACAGGAGatgttataatatattattGCCTTTCTTATTATGACTTATTTCCTACCTTAATTAGTCTAAGATTACTTGCCCATCACTTATAGCTAgcctctctataaatagaggtctcttgtAAATAGAAACATATATAAGACTCAATACAACGTAGTTCTTAATATATTTCCGTTCTCTCTTCcgttctttctctctttcacatattttctctatttcaaatatttattttaacatggtatcaaagctatttAACAtagtttcatatatttatttaacagATACTAAAATTTGTCTACTGGTATCTCCCAGCAACTTCAAGTAACATTTGGCAGAGTTCCTTGGGCTTTGAGAGCATGACCATATGGGCAGCTCCTCTAATTAAATTCACTTCCTTAGGAGGGCAGTTCTCAATCATCAAACGCTGAAAATCTTCCTGCATCACTTCATCCTCTTCGCAAACTATAAAAACCCGATTGATTGACCCGTATTTCTCTTTTGTCAGCATACACTCCTTGGAAAAGTCTCCCAAGAACATCTTAGTTGGCCTTACCAACATGTTGGCCAGTTCCAAGTCCTGCATGCAAATTAATTAAAGcacataaataattaaaacaatcCACAAAAATATCGTATAGTAGGAATTAAAAGCATGCATGATCAATCTGCTTGAAATGCTTGCCTCTGATTGGCAGTGGGAGTACATCTTGGTCGTCATATAATCCGAGCCAAGGGTTACTGAATCCCATGAAAACTGGGAATCCAAAAAGGATTCTGCAGGGTTCCTTTTGAAGAACTGGTTTCCAACGCCCAAACAAAAGACAGAAAGTAAACAcatgaataaattaaatatctCTTCTTAAAGCACTACAATGATATATTAGGAAATGagtaacttttttttgttttttacttctTGTATGAGAGTTCCTGGTGGAGACTCTAAGCTTGGCATATAGGCCGTGAGAAAAACTgccattgaaattttttcaggGAAGCTCTCCATGGCCAGAGATATACAGAGGCCGGCGTAGCTGTGACCAACCAAAATCACCGTCTCTCCTTGAGGGAGAGAGGCCATGAACTCCATCAACGGCTGCAGATAGTCCCAAATAGAAATGACCTCCGTCAGCTGCTTGGGGTTGATCCCAGAAGCGCCAAGGTCCAAAGCAGTGACACGGTGACCAACCTGTTTGAGCAGGGTGACAAGCTTGTACCAGCACCAAGCCCCATGGGAGGCTCCATGAACTAAGACAAAGTGCTTCACACCCTCCATTATCGGTTTCTCGCACTTATTGCTTGGGGCACTTTCTCAGTTTATATACAAGGATTTTGACCAATAATTATTACAGTAAAAAATCGTGGACGGCGGGAAGAAGGAAAGACGTTATTTTTTCTAGTGCCTTTTTCTTTGTATCTATTATTACAGTGGACGTCTATTTCgactttcctttccttttaaagCAAATCATACATGCACGCATTCACGCGTGCACCGTCAACCCCGACCCAGCTctcaaaaataagaatttttgtACGTCAAGTATTGTTAAGtgtacataaaaaataaaaataaaaagaagaagaagagtgtcttttaaaattataatttgatcaattatttatttaatgataattttaaaaattattttatttttttatgaacacttaataAACAGTTAATATgcatttaaaattactcaaaaaTTAAGTATTATCTTGGTAACGTACACTTTGTGGAATATTGGAAAATATTGTGAGTAATCCTAATTCCTATCCTATATACTCAATTATCTGACTAAAACATtagcattcttttttctttttctcttattgaaTAGGAAAAAAATGTTACAATAGTGGACATATCCACTTCTaattcaaaagaaagaagaagtagacgatctaattaatgaaaaaatgaTAGGCTCTCTAACAATAGACTCAGACTAAACTAAAAGAGCGCCGAAGTAATTACAaagcttaaaaattaaataagacaaaactaAACATTAGCATTCATTACTACGATAATTGGACTCATAATCAAAGTGCTAGACATTAAACTAGGCAACATTAGcatctttgttgtttttttgggcttatttgttgTATCCATCTCCCTCAGTTTACccctgtttttgtgtttgggtccttgtgactcaatacacttgtgatATCACCTTTAATGGTGACCCCGGCTTTGTGGCATCAGTGCCTCGAGCCAAAGGacccgcatcttcggaagcattgcccccgcgtactttcattcttagtttaaaTTTGAGTTGCCCAAGCCCttctgttttttgttcttttaaattttcattgTAATAGTTTCtgatgtacttataaaaaaaaataaaaataaaaataaaaataaaaactaaaccaGCTACCGTCGGCTCTCTAGAAAGAACCCCACAAACGAGACTCTCCCCTTCAAGTCGAGCACCAGTGCAAGTTTTCTTGTCCTCTCGTTGGTCCCACGTACGCGTCTGACTTGTCCACCTACTGAAACAAAATTTGTCTCTTATACTGGCATGGTAGCATTATTGACGGTTGAAGGAGAGCCAAATCTGCTGCATTAATTGCTTGAGTTCTTTTGGTTTGGCTTGCAAGTTCATGTTCATGAAGGTGTTTTAATTCGGACTTCTCTGGTTCATTAGACAAATCCAGatgatcttctttcttctttttttcgttcaattttttttgtttgcccGAAAAATTAATTGCAACTCCTCCCATCACATGTTTATTGTGTTTtaccctttgattttttttttcctggccCTGATCGCCTCTGTAAACTGCTCGGCATTTTTGGCACAGAATTTgtctcctatttttttttctttttcttttttttttctctattgcATTTTTCGAAAAGAACAAAACgtgtttcttccttttttttttttttttttttttggccaatcGCCTTGTTGCTATCACCGGCCTCCTCATACTGAGAAGCCACAGCAAAAACTGACCACCCAAAACTAAATCAGTCCATACATTTTTTGTGGCACTTCAAAGGGTTTGCTCTCTTCCCGTTTCTACCAATGCACTGCCGGCCTCCCGagcctttgtttcttcttctttttgcttattttttttttttttattaaattacacaTAACCctttcaaactaccattcaattgccAATGTTCTTCAAACTACCGATTGTATCAATATCTCCATAAGctaccaaaaaaatgtcaatgtcccccaaaaGATCAAAAAAAAtgaccttataatttttttcaataaaacaatttttattttttttttaggaggaaGGTCACAAGCGATATATCTTTCTATTTTAATCtgacactttatttttttcaaaatgatttgTGGTAGTTATAATACTTTTTCACCCAATAAAAATTGCCCTAATGATTCTTAGAATTCGGCCTTCTTCATGGACACCATTTTAGTTCAAGCTGATTAAACCATGATGATTtttgtaaacaatttttttccttgaattttACAATATTGATCCAATACCAATCCAGTCATCACATCCCACATTTCCATTTGATTGAAAGCTATGCACTTTAGAGtcatccttctttttcttcctcttttcttttcttttttcttcttcttcttcttcttcttcttcttcttcttctttttttctttttttcttttttttttttactctagaCGAAGTAGGGAAAAGGTTACAACAGATTGCCTTTCTCACTCTTAAtccaaaaagaagagaaagtagAAGACCTGAAAAAAGGAGGCGAGGTCCTCAATAATGAacccaaaataaattttttttaaaaaaaaaaaaaaaattgtgcagaaaaatagaaaatggataaaaaaaaatgactcgGTCATTTCAATAAGGACAGCATAAAGCAGTACTAACACCAAATCAGAGGGCATAGGTAAGGGCCCTCTGAAAATTTATGAGACTCATACTTCAGAATTTCcttttttaacagaaaaaattgtgaatagAAGGGTGATAAAAGAATAAGATTCTCTTTCATGATTTGAGTCCACAATAGAGGGGAAATGGACTTATAAGCCTTGAGAGGCAATAAAGGGGAAGTGTGT carries:
- the LOC133864219 gene encoding methylesterase 10-like; translation: MEGVKHFVLVHGASHGAWCWYKLVTLLKQVGHRVTALDLGASGINPKQLTEVISIWDYLQPLMEFMASLPQGETVILVGHSYAGLCISLAMESFPEKISMAVFLTAYMPSLESPPGTLIQEFFKRNPAESFLDSQFSWDSVTLGSDYMTTKMYSHCQSEDLELANMLVRPTKMFLGDFSKECMLTKEKYGSINRVFIVCEEDEVMQEDFQRLMIENCPPKEVNLIRGAAHMVMLSKPKELCQMLLEVAGRYQ